The window CCCAACCTGTGGCATCTCATTCAGCATCAGTGGAATAAAAGTAGTGTGTGTTTTCCGTTGCTTCCGTGCTAGTGAGGCTTCAGCCAGCAGGACACTGGCTTCAATAGGGTTCTTGACTGGAAGGGAAAATCCAGAAAACATAGGGCTGGGGATAGGGAAGTAACCAGGGGAGGGAAACCCACAATGGCTGACCAGAGACTGGGTCTACACTGTGACCCTTCAATAATCAATGAATGTGAGTAAAAAGATCATGTCTGATAAACAGATAGATGGAACACATCAACACTATTAAGAGAGatgctaagaaaaaaacaaaaaagcagagaggaaagagtaAGCCGTGGACTTTAGCTTAAAAAATCCAGAAGAATAAAGTTGCAGGGAAACTATGTCTAAAGGCACCAAAAAGGAACTTAGTAAGGAGCTAATCTCCAAAAGAAGGAAGCTTCACTTGGGGAGAAGAATGGTTAGACTCAAAATCAAAACCTTAGCCATTCTGATCAGATTTCCCCCTAGCACCTCTTCACCAATATACCTCAGGATCTCCAGGTTCTAATTTTAAGGCCTGATGAACAGGAATCTCTTTAGTATCCCTGGAAATAGTGAACACTGTTACCTATCCTCACCTTAACAAGCTCTCTTTCTaaagaccaattttttttttttccctaaagaccAATTTACACTGCCTACACCCTTCAGTCTATTCTGTATCACTTACTGTTCAGGTTGTATTTGGAATTAAGATTCCTTTTGACGTAATAAAGGATAGCAGGCACTTTCCAACTCATGTCAAACTGCACAGCTTCAtgctataaaagaaaaagcacttaATGGCCTATGTATAtgcccccttttccttttttcctagcCAGACAGAAGACAGAAATCAGATGCTATTTTTAATTCTGCTAATGCTTTTTATTCTTGAggatccatccctccctcctgaaTCTGCCTGGCATTCTCTAGGGCACTGAGGATGAGAATGCTAGGAAAATGGGAGATAGAGAAAATGGAATGTGTTACAACTAACCTTATCAATAGGTTCAATAAGAAAGTCATTGAAGAGATACCACTGCTGGTGGGTAACACCCTGTggagaagatacagaaaaaaagactgatgcCAAAGTGACAGCTGGACCACTCCGGCTCAGACCCGGGACACCACTGTGGCTACCACCAGGAGTGTCCCTGCCTTGTGTAGTCTCACTCACCTCCTTACGCTGGTGGTAGGTCTCTCCAACTTTGAtgtgagccaccaggctgccccctgTGCGTGAGTCCAGGATGTGTACCACAGTAGCCATCAGGTCATACACATAGACACcatgctcctcctctgccctggCTGGGCCCCACTGTGAGGGGGGTACCCAGGCTGCTAAGCTAAGTTTAAggatggggaaggaaggggaatggGGATGGAGGGCAGGGAGTTTGGGGAATGATGGGGGACCAGGGTGGGTTATCTCCATCCTAGCCCATCTATGATTCTCAATACTGAACTGAGTCACTCTGGAAAAGCCCACAACTGGTAAATACGTGGCTTTATGCCCTTCCTTTTCCCTATACCAAGTTCCATCTACCCCTTGTCCTGCTTCTGTCCCAACCTTCTCTCCCTTATTCCCCTTTCTCTACCCAGTTGTTCAACAACCTGTATCTCATCGCCATCAGTCCAATTGCAAACATCCAGCCCTTTGTTCTTGGTCATCTTCATGCGAATGGAGAAAGGAAGCCAGACGTTCTTCAATTCCTCAACGGAGGAACACATCAGCATACCCTCTGGACTCCCTAGTTCTTTCCTATCAGGACAAGAGAATTAGAAATTTGTTCTGAAATCTAGCCAGTGACAAGAGGAGCCACAGGGTAGCTCAATCCTTTGACTGCACCCCCAAGTCAGTACCTACCAATCAGCCAAAGTAAACTCTTTGTTTTTGGAGATTTCCCCACCATGCTTCTTTATGGCCATCTTAAAGGCAACctgaacacaaaagaaaaactgatttccagggtgcgtgggtggctcagttggttaaacgtctgactttTAAacctccgactcttggtttcagctcaactcatgatctcaatgtcatgggatagagccctgagtcaggctctgcacatAGCAGAGTGcgtttgtccctttccctctgctcctccccttccatgCACGCACATGAgcgctctctctccccctccatcccttaaatggatacataaaatcttttaaaaaaatctgattccCCAGAACATTCATCATAAATGGAgcacagaagggagagaaaatgaaaaagtacacCTAAAGCTCTGCTTCCAGACCTGGCCCTTACCTCAGCCTGCACTCTCCAGAAATCAGCTTCTTTCAAGCTGTTCACCTCACAGTTGATGACAAGAATATCTGGCAGATGGCGGATGTTGCGGGTCtgaatctgagagagagaaaaaaaacaacaaccaaggAATGGCAGGGAGCCTACGGGACAGAAACCAGGACAGGAAGAGTAAAACCTGGACCTGTGCTTTCAAACTGAGGTCTTCCCACTCCCTAAATCCCTGATGGCAGCGCTGACCCAGCTAGTCCTGGAGGCGACCACAGGCAAGTCAGTCCCCAACATGGGAGGACTCACCGTGGGCTGGTACTTCTCACAGTTGTCACACCAAGCCTGTGTATTCTGCTCCAGGCAGATGCTTCGCTTCAGCACCTGAGCAAAGTCACAACTCTTCCCGGTTTTATCTGAGGAGAAACTGGATGCTTCACTCTACGTTCTTCCTTCGGCCCACTGTTAGCCCCCCAACACCCTTTGCTTGATGTTATGGGACATCTGGGGGAGCCTTCCCACCCCAGCTGCAGGGTATACCGCTGGTGCTACCCTCGGGGTAGGAGAGCGTGAAGAGCAGGGTGGATGAGGCTCGCACGGTCTCACTGCCACAGCGGCAGAGGCTGCAGTTCTCCATCTCACAGCTGAACAGCTGCCCGATGACAGAGTCCCCCGATGAGCAAAAGCTGCTAAGAGTGGGGAAGGCAACGCATGCACATGGACGCAGTTAGGAGACCCTCTAAGTCACAGAGGGGCCTGTCACATGGCTTTCACTGTTCATGGCCTGATTTCATACCTGCCTCCGGCACCTCGATAAGCCTGGGGTACTTCGAGCTCCTGCATATCCTGATGCAGCTGAGTAAGAATGAAGCGATTCCACCTCTGAATAAGCCTGGCCAGACTGCCTTTGCCTGACGCCTCATCTGAGTCAGCCAGGATCAGACCAAGCGCCGATGCCTCAGGGATGGTGCGGAATGCCCGAAGAAAATTACTGCCCTGGAATCCAGGAAGTGTATTGGTAAAATGGGGCAGTTTTCTCTTTTGTGGCCATTTGCACAGCACTGTCCCTGCCTGCTCTCCACCCCCCTTCCCCTTTTATGCTCTCAGGTCTCTAGACACTGACCTGACAAGGGTCACCTCGAGAGAGATCCAACATGTGGAAGAGGAAGCCCAGCTCACATGCCAGGCAGAACTCCTTCTGGCAAAGATGGTTCTGGATTAGACAGCGGACAGGCTCCAGGAAGTAGAGCACCTGGGGAGAGAGCGAAAGAACTTGAGGCAGGAAGCCAGTATAGGGAAGAAGAAAGATAGGAAAGTTAAGCGAGCTGGTGAAGAAAGAACCCAGGGCAGGAGTCCACTGCAGGTTGGAGCGCACAGAGGAGACCTGAAGGCTGCACAGCAAAAAAGAGCAGTAGCAGAGGCCATGATAAAGTGGGCTTGGTTGGAGATGCCTAGAAAGAGAGTGGCTGTGGGACCCCAAAGAAGGACCAAGGCAGTAGGCATGTTCGAGTCACAGGCATACCCACTCTTACCTGGATCATGCAGTTACAGTAGGCATTGGGGATGTGGGGCTCTAATCCAGCAAACAGGGTCTTATTGTAGTGTTTGAAGTCAAAGTCCTCCAGCCCTAGCTTGGAGTATTTGATGGTTACCTGAGGCAGAAACAGTCTGAGCAAAATGAAGATATCCTCAGGGTCCCCTAAATCTTCACAGTAGTCATACCTTCCCCAGAACTTCCCCCCGGAGTCCAGGTGGTAGGTGAAGGCTTCTCAACAGTCCTTCAGTCCTTTCCCTTATGACACCCTTTCCCCAGGGAACCTTTCCCCACATCCCAGAGGGCTCCTTCCTTGGTATCCCCCTGCACCTTGCGGTATTTCTTAGAGATCATGTGGAGATGTGGCTCCTCTTCCCGCCCTATCGGTGACTCAGTGACCTGGCTGAAGCTGTCAAATTCACTGTCTGATTCCTTGAGTCGGTAAGGGATCTAGAATTTTTAAGAAGTAATTTTATTGGATGTCTTAATTatctttggtttctctctctctctcacacacacacaaacacacacacacacacacctttatccCCACACTGAACCTTCTAATTTCATGGGGTTTTCAGCAGCCActgcttcctttttattcctgctGCCACCACCCCACCTCATCTTAGCTGGACAACTAAGATGGCTTCCACACCAGGCTCTGCACATTCACTCTATCGGGTTCCCCCTAACaaactctcacacacacacacaaacactctctcacacacacacacacacacacaaactctctcacacacactgcttcctttttattcctgctGCCACCACCCCACCTCACCTTAGCTGGACAACTAAGATGGCTTCCACACCAGGCTCTGCACATTCACTCTATCGGGTTCCCCCTAACAAACTCTCCCAAAATTTCAGTGCATCACTTCCCCCACTATACACTGGCATTCAAGGCTTCACAACCGGGCCTTTCCGACCTTAACATCTTGCGATTTCCCCACACTAACCACTGCTCTAGCCAGACAGGTCCAATCACAGTCCCCATCAGACATGCCTTTTGCAGTTATGCTTCTTGAGACCTCTGCCAACACTGATCTCTCATCTTGAACATGCTCCCGTGTTACCTTCTACTTATCCATCTTTCATCTTTCCAGCTCAGTATCTACCTTTCTCAGTACATCTTCCCCGACCACTCTGGCCCAGAGTAACACTTTCCCCAAACAGTCCCGGCACTGAATACTTAAAAACACTCCTTCAGCATTTAGCAAGAGAACTTGTCACAGACAAGTCTTATCTTTGCCAACCAAATACtaaatttcttaaaagcaaagaCTGTCTTCTGTGTCTCTGAATTTCCCCTAATACCCAGCATGGTACCTTCAATTCAGTAGGCCTCAAAAAAACCTTtaatgactaaaaggaaaacctGCTGAGGACCAGTAAGGAAACAAGACAGGAGAAATGCCAGGGGCTGCTGTTGGTGCTGAGCCTCTCTCCCCTGAACGTACCTGATTGCGCAGCCTGGTGCGGGGGTTGGGCGCATAGCCAATGAAGCCCACTTTCTTCATGGTGCGGAGAATCTCTGCATCCACAGGTGGCGCTCGCCTGTAATGCAGTAGAGTTCTAGGGCTTGAAGGTTGTGGTGTCTGGCCATCAAATCCCCAACCCCCaaggaaccagaaaaaaagaaaatactgagggCAGACAAAAATCGGAAAGGAAGACACTACTACAGGGCTTCCTGAGAAATCAGGTATCTCagccctttccccctccctccttttggCTCAGATGCAAGGTACAACCTGGGGGCTGGCGCTGAGTTGGCGGCAGGCCAATCCGAGAGAAGCGCGTCGGTAGTGAGCGGGACAGGGATGAGGGAAAGAGGCAGCAGGTCCTGACTCCAGTCCAGAGGAGGCAGTGAGTCCACGAGACAGGGTAGAGCAAACTCGGTCTCACGGGAGTAAGGGTTGAAGGAAGGCTCAGGGGAATCAGTCCAGAGGTGCACACAGCCCTCAGAATCCCCAAAGGCTAGGGCCTGCTTGCTGGCCGATACGTCAAATGTCATTAGTAGAGGCCCCACAGGATTCACATGAAAGATGTCTGCTGGGTTGGCCAGGCCTGTGGGCTCACAAAACTGGCACTGCCctagaagagaagaggaagcccaGAGAGCCCTGGAAGCTGAAAGGGGGCCATCCTGTTATGCCCCTCCTACCCTCTTGCCCTGGTATCAAAGAAAGATGGGGCCTAAATTCATGCCTAGAGATACAAAGAATACCATCAGATGCCTTCCCATAAACCACAGGCAAGTCTGCTCCTcagtaaaagcagttctaaagCTGTTTTGCCTGCCTCAcctttatctttttctgtgttcttcaCATTCAGGAAGAAATTAAAGCTCTAATCTCTGATCCAACCTAAGTGAGACCCTGCTAGCCTGCTAAAAGGTTCCTAGTTCCTCCAACAAAGAGGTTCCTGGGAGTATAGTCCTTCTGCTGCCTAGTTCTCCTTCATAGATCAGCCCCTCCTACCCCTCCCTACATTCCTTCCTACCTGACTGGGAGATGATAGCAAGTCGGGACGTGTAGGTAGGGATGAAGCGCAAAAAGGCAGGATCCACGTGTACTTGAAGTGGTGTGATGGCACGCATCATACGCAGATCATACACCTTCAGGAAACGGTCACAGGCCAGGCCAGTGAGGCGACTAGAGAAGCCACAGGCGGCCAGCAGGTTGCCATGCACATCAAAATCTGACAGACTCCCTGAGAAAGCGTCGAACTCATGCTCCACCTTAAAAGTGCGAAGGTCTCGCAGGGAAACCTGAAGAAGAGATGCCTCAGTTATCTTCCAACACTGTCATCAAGAAAAGTACCTGCCACCTACCTaaccctgtgaggcccctgcccAAAGAACTAAGGCTCTAGGATACAGGcaatgaaaacacagaaaaagcgttaaaaagaaaaaaaaagaaaagacaagagctGGAAGGGACCCCAAAGAGAAttcttgtttattcttttgcCTCCAAGGTACAATCTCATTACCATAGAAAACATGAGGCTAAAAGATAATCTAGAAGAACGTGGCTGAGGAGGAACTTGGTTGATTCCTCCCGTCCCTCCCACTACCCAGAATGCGAGGGAAAGGAGGAGCCCAAGCACATGTGTAATGAAACAGGGCCTTGTGgtaaaaagaattatagaacCAAGCCACCTTGCCAGATGTGTGGCCACAGAAGAAGAAGCGATTTGTCTGTCTCATAATGGTGACTCCGGGCGTCTCGACTGCGTACTGTGGAGGAAAGCAGGAAATACCTGTGAGAATAATTCTTCCCACAGACCAAAGGAATAGAAAGGTCGCACACATACTTAGGCATGTTCACAGCCCAGCTATATCCCCGGCCCCCAGAACGTCTCAGACCTGGCCTGGGTCTTTCCTGCCCCAGGCCTGTACCTTCTGAGTCTCCTGGACAGTGTTAAGGTCAATCTCCAGTATGTGGTTCTGCAGCCCGCCAACAAGCAGAGTGCTGCTATCCGTCAGCAGGACACTGTGCATATCCTCACTCTCATCTAGCCTGTGGGGGGAGGAAAGGCTAAGGGACCTGGTTCTCAAAAGCTTCCAATTCTTTAGCCTTCCCATTCTAGGAGGGACCCTCTTTCCCAGGCCAGAGCTGAGAAGCCACTTACAGGTAATCAAATATAATGAGGCCCCCACGGGCCATATACTTGAGGTTGTTCTTGGTGAGAAAAAGGATACCATTTTCCAGGCTCTGGATCTGTCGAATGTCATCACTGCCATTGACCTGAAAGGATGAGTAACGCTCCAAGGCTGGGCCAAAAAATGAAGTGGCATGGCCCTGTGGGGGACAGAAAGATGAGACACACCCTGAACGGAAGGGCAGCGCCATCCCAGATACAGGTCAGGGAATGGATGGATGTTGCTCAGCTTTCCTCCACTCTTGCTTGGCCTTTCTGGTTAGCAGCACCTGAGGTGTAAGGCCAGGATCCAATCTAAGTGATAAAGACACTGAGAATACTATCTGTTTAATGCTTTACAAAGTACTTTGTAAACTCtacctcattttatcctcacagtGACCCTGCTGAATAGGtaatggctcagctggttagaaCAATTTCAGGTCAGGGATGTGGGTCCAATCCTCCACTGGCTTActggcttgcttgcttttttttttttttttttttaaagattttacttatttattcatgagagagagagagagagagaggcagagacacaggcagagggagaagcaggctccacgcagggagcccgacgtgggactcgatcccaggtctccaggatcacgccctgggctgaaggcaggctctaaactgctgagccacccagggatcccctccattggCTTTCTTATGTTCCAGTCAAGTCTTAACGTCTACCAGCCACGTGGGAAATATGTACTGTGGGTCACAGGCTGGAATAGAGAGAATGTGAAACTCATTCCACCCTTGGCTCCTATgacatcattcatcatcatcGCTCTTGACTCTTAGCTCACATCTTCTTATGTGCTTCCGTTCAGACCACTCTTAAAAAATAGCTATCCCCAGTTCACCACTTGCTCACTTGAGTCTTCCTAGGTAATCTCATCCACTCTCAAGGTTTTAACCACCCCTGGTCTTAGACTGACGGATTCTAACTCCCTTCCCTAGCCCAAACCACTGCCTCAAGCTTCAGACTTATATATCCTAATACCTACCAAACATCGCTCTTTAAATATTCTGTGAGAACCCCAAACTCATTACATTCCAAACTAAATTAGTCAATTTTACATCTCAATTCTTCTTAACTGTATTCCCTATGGTAGCACGATCAATGTAATAGACTAAGTCACTGGTCTTCAACTTAAATCTTACTTACttccaaaatatttcccaaatctgTTCTCACGTATAAATCTCTACAGTGCTTCATTCAGGCCTTCATGTTGTATATGAACTGCTACAATAACCTACAAACTGATCTCACGGAGTATCCCCCTTAAACTCTAAATACTGCTACCACAGTACTCATATTTGATACAAACCTAAccttatcattttattattattcatgacagacagaaagagagagagaggcagagacacaggcagagggagaagcagactccatgcagggagcccaacgtgggactcgatcccaggtctccaggatcacaccctgggccgaaggaggcactaaactgctgggccaccagagctgccctaacCTTATCATTCTGGATAAAAATCTTCAATAGTGTGAAAGCTCAACTTCAAGCTCTTATAACCCTGCATGTGgtttttctagaatgttctccCCCCAGATATCTCTATGGCTTCCTCTCTGCATTCTAGAGAACTTAGAATGAACATCCTGGCCTCCAGGTCTCTACTCAAATGTGCCTTTATGAGAAAGACCTTTCCCTGACCAAATAATCTAAACAGTAACACCTCCCACCCTTCATTACCTCAACCACCTTAGTccactttattttccttaaagatgCTAAACGATAcctaatatattataaatatattttggttggggacgcctgggtggctcagcagttgagcatctgcctttggctcagggcgtgatcccagggtccgagatcaagtcccacatcagactccttgtggggagggagcctgcttctccctcttcctgtatctccgcttctctctatatatctctcatgaataaataaaatctttaaaaacatatgtatatgtatatatattttgttgttgttgtctttttaaaCCTTTTTCTAAACCTAGACCACAGAGCAAGGtctggcacctagtaggtgctcaaaaaacaCTAGTTGAATGGAATAATGTCTAACTCTTCACCTTTATCTTCCAGTACAGTAAATCTTAATTGCTTATAGTTCCTGCACTCTGAAGTCAGTGTATATCGTCCTGGGAATGTTATATTCTATTGCTTTTGCCAAGATAGCATTTCCCCCTCTTTTCACCTGACTCCCACTCACCTCTCAGAAAAGGACTTCGGTGTCACTTCCTTCTGGAGGCCCTCTGACCCTTCTCCACCCAGTACATATTTTTATACTGGCACTTAGTCTATATCTTACCTTTATAATTAATAAGTGAAACAATTTAGTTTCTTCTAAAATATCACAAAGTTATCTGTTTATGTATCATTTCTTCCTCATTATTCTATAAATTCCTCAGGGCAAGGATTAtgttttattctgctttattCCCTACACCTAGCATAACATAAACACTGCCTACTGAAATGAATGTATTAACAAAAAAGGTCattctttctgatttaaaaaaaagcacaaatcatGCTCTATGGAAGGTAAATTAGTAAGCCAACGATAACATGTTATTTCTTACAGAATCTTGGGCTTTCTAGCATATTGCAATATagatgcacatttaaaaaaaattaacatttataactGCTCTTAAGAGAGATTAAAATCAGCCAGAGAAGACAAAATGACTCCATATAAGGTATTCAGAAACAGCTTGTTACATTCTATaagtataaaaatggaaaacaaaggaaCAGCATTAGAGATTGGATTTGGACACCACAGACTTAACTGATGAGTACACTTATCAAGATTAATCAAAGCTTGGAATGGGCAAATAGTGGTAGAAAAATAATGCCTCTGAATCTTCTCCCTAGATCCTATGGCTCCATCCACTCCCCTCCTCCTGACTTGACTTAGAGACCCAACTCTCATCACCTCAACTCAGTTCTGCCTCCCAGTAAAGCAGCTGCCCTTGGGCTAAAGCCAGATAAAAGACCTCCAACATCTCTTTTCATCCCTTACAAAGGGGTACAGTTCTTACCCCGTGGCTTCCCACCCACAGCATCTCCTCGTGCAAGTCAAAGTGGGAGACGGAGACAGGCACACCCACTTCGGCCACCACACTGTGCAATTCAGAGTAGACACCTTCCATTATGTGTACTGACTCCGGGACAGGAAGAGCCTCCAAGGCCACCCCGTCCGGATCCAGCTCCACATTCTGTAGCAGACTTGAATTCAGGTGGGCATCCAGGACAGGGTCCAGGGCAGAATGCATGGCGGGGGCATACTCCGCCAGTCCAGGGTCCAGGCCCTCGAAGTTCATGATGACGACGGCAGATTAGACCCGTGGCACACCCTCCCTTGCAACAGGCCCTTAAGGGGCCTGACCCAACCTTCAGCAGAACAGCACCAGTGGGCCTAGAATGGACATCCTGGCCTGCAAAGGGAAAGAGGTAGCTGAGTCAGTGGCAGGCCCAGGTACTTGTATTCAGTGTGTTCCCGATTATCTGGGCAGGAGGGAGATGAGGCAGGCAGATGTGAGAATGCTAggtaggggaagaagcaggcaggAAGGACATGGGCAGGGCCGGTAGGGGTGGAAGTCCCTCTTCTCCCCCAGGCCCTCTGTACTCCCCACCACCCTACTATCTAACGTAAGACTTGGCTTCCTTTCCATCTCCCTTCAGGCCTGCTCACTTGCCTGGTTCACCCCAGAACCATCAGTGGAAGGGGCAGCAACTGCGAGACAGGAGTTAGGCAGTGGGGCTAGGGTGCTTGTTTCCCAAAATTAGGGATGAgaggtggggggttgggaggT is drawn from Canis lupus baileyi chromosome 11, mCanLup2.hap1, whole genome shotgun sequence and contains these coding sequences:
- the PAN2 gene encoding PAN2-PAN3 deadenylation complex catalytic subunit PAN2 isoform X3, whose product is MNFEGLDPGLAEYAPAMHSALDPVLDAHLNSSLLQNVELDPDGVALEALPVPESVHIMEGVYSELHSVVAEVGVPVSVSHFDLHEEMLWVGSHGGHATSFFGPALERYSSFQVNGSDDIRQIQSLENGILFLTKNNLKYMARGGLIIFDYLLDESEDMHSVLLTDSSTLLVGGLQNHILEIDLNTVQETQKYAVETPGVTIMRQTNRFFFCGHTSGKVSLRDLRTFKVEHEFDAFSGSLSDFDVHGNLLAACGFSSRLTGLACDRFLKVYDLRMMRAITPLQVHVDPAFLRFIPTYTSRLAIISQSGQCQFCEPTGLANPADIFHVNPVGPLLMTFDVSASKQALAFGDSEGCVHLWTDSPEPSFNPYSRETEFALPCLVDSLPPLDWSQDLLPLSLIPVPLTTDALLSDWPAANSAPAPRRAPPVDAEILRTMKKVGFIGYAPNPRTRLRNQIPYRLKESDSEFDSFSQVTESPIGREEEPHLHMISKKYRKVTIKYSKLGLEDFDFKHYNKTLFAGLEPHIPNAYCNCMIQVLYFLEPVRCLIQNHLCQKEFCLACELGFLFHMLDLSRGDPCQGSNFLRAFRTIPEASALGLILADSDEASGKGSLARLIQRWNRFILTQLHQDMQELEVPQAYRGAGGSSFCSSGDSVIGQLFSCEMENCSLCRCGSETVRASSTLLFTLSYPEDKTGKSCDFAQVLKRSICLEQNTQAWCDNCEKYQPTIQTRNIRHLPDILVINCEVNSLKEADFWRVQAEVAFKMAIKKHGGEISKNKEFTLADWKELGSPEGMLMCSSVEELKNVWLPFSIRMKMTKNKGLDVCNWTDGDEIQWGPARAEEEHGVYVYDLMATVVHILDSRTGGSLVAHIKVGETYHQRKEGVTHQQWYLFNDFLIEPIDKHEAVQFDMSWKVPAILYYVKRNLNSKYNLNIKNPIEASVLLAEASLARKQRKTHTTFIPLMLNEMPQVGDLVGLDAEFVTLNEEEAELRSDGTKSTIKPSQMSVARITCVRGQGPNEGIPFIDDYISTQEQVVDYLTQYSGIKPGDLDAKISSKHLTTLKSTYLKLRFLIDIGVKFVGHGLQKDFRVINLMVPKDQVLDTVYLFHMPRKRMISLRFLAWYFLDLKIQGETHDSIEDARTALQLYRKYLELSKNGTEPESFHKVLKGLYEKGRKMDWKVPEPEGQTSPKNAAVFSSVLAL
- the PAN2 gene encoding PAN2-PAN3 deadenylation complex catalytic subunit PAN2 isoform X1; the protein is MNFEGLDPGLAEYAPAMHSALDPVLDAHLNSSLLQNVELDPDGVALEALPVPESVHIMEGVYSELHSVVAEVGVPVSVSHFDLHEEMLWVGSHGGHATSFFGPALERYSSFQVNGSDDIRQIQSLENGILFLTKNNLKYMARGGLIIFDYLLDESEDMHSVLLTDSSTLLVGGLQNHILEIDLNTVQETQKYAVETPGVTIMRQTNRFFFCGHTSGKVSLRDLRTFKVEHEFDAFSGSLSDFDVHGNLLAACGFSSRLTGLACDRFLKVYDLRMMRAITPLQVHVDPAFLRFIPTYTSRLAIISQSGQCQFCEPTGLANPADIFHVNPVGPLLMTFDVSASKQALAFGDSEGCVHLWTDSPEPSFNPYSRETEFALPCLVDSLPPLDWSQDLLPLSLIPVPLTTDALLSDWPAANSAPAPRRAPPVDAEILRTMKKVGFIGYAPNPRTRLRNQIPYRLKESDSEFDSFSQVTESPIGREEEPHLHMISKKYRKVTIKYSKLGLEDFDFKHYNKTLFAGLEPHIPNAYCNCMIQVLYFLEPVRCLIQNHLCQKEFCLACELGFLFHMLDLSRGDPCQGSNFLRAFRTIPEASALGLILADSDEASGKGSLARLIQRWNRFILTQLHQDMQELEVPQAYRGAGGSSFCSSGDSVIGQLFSCEMENCSLCRCGSETVRASSTLLFTLSYPEGSTSDKTGKSCDFAQVLKRSICLEQNTQAWCDNCEKYQPTIQTRNIRHLPDILVINCEVNSLKEADFWRVQAEVAFKMAIKKHGGEISKNKEFTLADWKELGSPEGMLMCSSVEELKNVWLPFSIRMKMTKNKGLDVCNWTDGDEIQWGPARAEEEHGVYVYDLMATVVHILDSRTGGSLVAHIKVGETYHQRKEGVTHQQWYLFNDFLIEPIDKHEAVQFDMSWKVPAILYYVKRNLNSKYNLNIKNPIEASVLLAEASLARKQRKTHTTFIPLMLNEMPQVGDLVGLDAEFVTLNEEEAELRSDGTKSTIKPSQMSVARITCVRGQGPNEGIPFIDDYISTQEQVVDYLTQYSGIKPGDLDAKISSKHLTTLKSTYLKLRFLIDIGVKFVGHGLQKDFRVINLMVPKDQVLDTVYLFHMPRKRMISLRFLAWYFLDLKIQGETHDSIEDARTALQLYRKYLELSKNGTEPESFHKVLKGLYEKGRKMDWKVPEPEGQTSPKNAAVFSSVLAL